A stretch of DNA from Flavobacteriales bacterium:
TTTGGAAAGTAGACTTGTCGACAGTAGGTGTTGTAGAAAGAGTTGAAAAAAAAAATATTAAGGCTTATCCTATTCCTACAAACGGACCGTATAAAATTGAATTGGATGATTTTTATTCGAACGTAATGGTAAAAACCTACTCTATAAATGGATCGGTAATTTCTACAAATGAATTTGTAAATGATAGAATTTTGGAACTAAATATAGACGGCCCTTCAGGAACTTATCTTGTCGAAATAATTTTTAAAGAGAAGTCCTTTTGGTCGAAAGTAATAAAGGAATAGGGCAATATATTGTGTCTGTTCCTTAATAATAATAATGGGATACTAAACCTAATTAGCTGGTTTCGCAGAATGCCAATTCTCTGGGATCGGCCACCAGTTTTCTAGAAACTTCTTACTTAAGGGTTGCGAATTTCTTTCCTTTTTGATTTTTCTAACGTTGAATTGTAATGCTTCCACCAAATCGGCTCCGGTATTAGGGCGCTTGATAATAAAGTCTTTAACATTAAATTTCGCAAGTTCCGCTTCCATTTCTGGCTCAGGGTGTCCGGTCATGACGATAGTTCTACAACTACCAATTTTTAATCTTTTCAATATATCAATGGCTGTTCCATCACCTAGATGGTAATCGATAACTAGAATGTCTATGTCTGGTGATTTTCTCAGATTGGTAATACAAGCCTTAACACTAGAAAATTGAAAAACATTTATATCCATTGTATTTCTTACCTTGTTTTCCAAAATAAAGGAAACAAAAGCGTTGTCTTCTACTAGTAGTAAATTCAATTTCTTTGAAGGTTTTCCCATAATCTATAGCGTTATAAAATGATCATTAATTAATTCCATGACCCCTTATACGGTTAGATTAAATTTCTGCCGAGATATTTCGACGAACTGCATTAATGTCACTTAGTTAGGACTTGATTACCTTGCGAAATATCGATAGGCGGTGGTGTCTTATGGATAAACCACTGCATATTAACTTATTACTACGTCGTACTTTTTGCTGATAACCTTTGGGAATAGATAGCCCGACTGTATTACTATTTGAAGTTTGTATGTGCCTGGATTAATAGTTGGCGTTTCCCAGGAGATATTGAGTTGGTTGGTTGAGTTTGGTTCTAGAACAATTTTCTTATCGAGATTGACTCGTACGATAGTTTTCTCCTTCACATCTTTTTGCTCTAATGAAAGAGATATGTGATAGGGCATGCCTATTCTGTTTAAATCAATTGGGTAGGCATATGGGTTTAGTATTTCAATTTTACCCAAACTTGATTCACCAATATTTAAAGTTGAGATATCGGTCTCCTTTATAGTTGCTTTTAACTTATTAAATACTTGATATTTTTCAACTGTAGTGTAACGAAGAAGTTCTCCTGATTCTAGTCTTAGCGTATCGAAATGCGAGGAGGACCAATTACTCATAAACAAAACCGTCTCATTATGGAATGT
This window harbors:
- a CDS encoding response regulator → MGKPSKKLNLLLVEDNAFVSFILENKVRNTMDINVFQFSSVKACITNLRKSPDIDILVIDYHLGDGTAIDILKRLKIGSCRTIVMTGHPEPEMEAELAKFNVKDFIIKRPNTGADLVEALQFNVRKIKKERNSQPLSKKFLENWWPIPENWHSAKPAN